GGACGAGTGCTTCGGCAGCTCCGTCGCGCTCGCGGACTTCAACGGCGATGGCCGCAAGGACCTGGCCGTGGGCACCCAGCCCTGCGCGTCCAACTTCATCACGGCGGAGCACCCCGGTCGCGTGTCGTTCTTCGCGGGCGAGGAGCGCTTCTTCTCCACGCAGCCTGTCTCCGCGCTGATGACCTGGACCAACACCCACCCACGGACGAATGGCCAGTCGCTCCGGACGGTGGCCGGCGACGTGAATGGGGACGCGTACGCGGACCTGCTCGTCACCGGTTCGTACGGGGCGTCCGTCTTCCTCGGCGGGCCGGACCTGGGGGCCATCCTCACGGCGCCTGCCTTCCGCGTCCCCGGCAACGGCCTCTTCTCCACGACGGCCCTCGTCGACTTCAATGGGGACGGGCTGGACGACGTGGTGAGCAGCAGGGCCGGCACGCAGTCCTTCTTCCAGGCCGCGCCCGGGGCGGAGGGCGGGCTCTTCACCCTCGTGCACACGCGGCCGGGCTTCACCTTCGTGAGCCAGGGAGACGTCAACGGCGATGGAGCCGACGACCTGATGCTTCCGTCGGCGGCCACGGAGAACCTCCATGAGCTGTACCTGGGCTGCAAGGCCGGCGCTCCCTTCGCCTGCGAGGGCCCCCTGTCGGCCGAGCCCCGGCTGTCCCTGGTGGCCAGCAGCGCGAAGCTGCACCCCGACCTCAACGGGGACGGCCACCCCGAGGCCTTCCTGTTCATGGATAACGGCGTGACGAACTTCCACCTGTCCGAGCCGGGAGGCGCCATCTCCCCCACTCCGGCCTGGACGGTGATGGATGACCCCGTCTTCCCCAGCCTGTTCTGGCTCCGCGAGGTGGGAGACATGGACGGAGATGGCGACCGCCATGACTTCGTGATGGGCTTGTTGGGGCGCCTCGACTTCTACTCAGCCGCGAAGGGCGTGTCCGCCTCGCTGAAGCCCGTCTGGAGCTGGCCCCGCGCGGACACCCTGCCCGCCGGCTATGACGCCTACCGGCGCTTCTCCGTGGCCGTGCCCGGGGACCTGGACGGCGACGGCTTCGATGACCTGGTGGTGGCCAGCGGTGCCGCCGGCAACATCCTGGATGGCCCCGTGGGCGAGGTGTCCATCTACGGCGGCGGTCGCGTGCCGAAGGAGCCGAAGGACCCGCCGTTCACCCAACCCGTCCGCTCATGCGACCTGCGGGTGGACCCGGTGAATGGCAAGCCGGACCTCACGGTGGACGCGATAGGCATTGCCCGCTCGCTGAACGTGGTGCGCAAGACGTTCGCCGCGGACGCGTGCGAGGTGTTCGAGGGCTGCGTGGTGGCCCCCGGGGAGCGGCGCCTGCTGCGCTTCAGCGCGGCCATCCAGAACCTGGGGCGGGCCAGCGCCATCTTCCCGCCGCTCGACAAGCGGCCGGACCTCTACGTCTTCGACGAGTGCCACGGGCACCACCACCTGAAGGGCTTCGCCGGCTACGAGCTGCGCGACTCGCGAGGACAGCAGGTCCTCAGTGGACGCAAGCAGGGCTTCGCGCTGGTGGACGTCATCAGCTACTGCACGGACGCGGTGCCGTACAGTTTCTATGACCCCATGGGTATCTCCCCCGGCTGGGCAGACGTCTACTCCTTCGAAGTGCCGTGCCAGTGGGTGGACATCACCGGCCTGGCGGATGGTGAGTACACCCTGCGCGTGGGGGTGGACGAGTCGGACATCCTCGAGGAGGAGGGTGTCCATCCCAACGAGGTGTTCGTCCGCATGTCCCTGGAGGGCGACACGGCCACCGCCCTTCCATAGTCCCGCCTCACGGGTGAAGCCGTGCGCCGGTGTCTTCCCGGCGCACGGCTCCGGCCCTCACCCTCAGTTACCGCCCCGGCAGACGCCCGAGCAGGTGACCTCCACCTGACCGCCATGCCTCAGGAAGAGGTCCACCTGCGCGCGGCCTTCGTCGTCCCGGCGCACGCCCTCGTGCACGGCGTTGTCCTGCGCCGGCAGGTTCGCCACCGTCCCCGGTAGCGGCTCCGGCAGTCCGAAGTCGAACTGCACCAGGGCCGAGCCCTCAATCGCGCCCTCCTGTGCCGGCAGCTGTGGCACGCGCCACGTCGCGGGGAGCTGCTGCGTCAGCCCCAGCGCCCGCGCGTGCAGCTCGGTGGCCACGTTGGGCACCTGGGCGTCTCCCAGCCCGTACTGCGCGAGCACCCGGCGCGACGTCGGCGCCCCCGGGTACGGGGTCGTCAGCACGTGCGGCGCATAGGTAATCGGGTCGATGCGGTCGAAGCCCGTCTGCGTCAGCGCGGCGAACTTCTGCTGGTCCAGCGCATCGGGCACCGTCTGGGCGATGCTGTTGAGGAACAGGCCGAAGGGCCTCGCGCGGAACATCATCAGCGAGAAGTCCGCCCCGCCCACGCTCAGCACCGCCCGCTCGACATGCGGCGAGAGCGCCACGTACGTGCCGCCCAGGATTTGCCCCTGGCTGATGCCGTAGAAGTACGTCTGGTCCGGGTCATAGACGAGCACGTCCCTGTCCTGCAGCTCCGCCACCTCCTTGAGCGTGGTGCGCGCCG
The sequence above is drawn from the Pyxidicoccus trucidator genome and encodes:
- a CDS encoding lysyl oxidase family protein encodes the protein MPLPHRVLVAGSLLFSLGACKEDEDPKPDKPGPELSETPLWQVKADPTLADECFGSSVALADFNGDGRKDLAVGTQPCASNFITAEHPGRVSFFAGEERFFSTQPVSALMTWTNTHPRTNGQSLRTVAGDVNGDAYADLLVTGSYGASVFLGGPDLGAILTAPAFRVPGNGLFSTTALVDFNGDGLDDVVSSRAGTQSFFQAAPGAEGGLFTLVHTRPGFTFVSQGDVNGDGADDLMLPSAATENLHELYLGCKAGAPFACEGPLSAEPRLSLVASSAKLHPDLNGDGHPEAFLFMDNGVTNFHLSEPGGAISPTPAWTVMDDPVFPSLFWLREVGDMDGDGDRHDFVMGLLGRLDFYSAAKGVSASLKPVWSWPRADTLPAGYDAYRRFSVAVPGDLDGDGFDDLVVASGAAGNILDGPVGEVSIYGGGRVPKEPKDPPFTQPVRSCDLRVDPVNGKPDLTVDAIGIARSLNVVRKTFAADACEVFEGCVVAPGERRLLRFSAAIQNLGRASAIFPPLDKRPDLYVFDECHGHHHLKGFAGYELRDSRGQQVLSGRKQGFALVDVISYCTDAVPYSFYDPMGISPGWADVYSFEVPCQWVDITGLADGEYTLRVGVDESDILEEEGVHPNEVFVRMSLEGDTATALP